The following coding sequences lie in one Paracidovorax avenae genomic window:
- the scpB gene encoding SMC-Scp complex subunit ScpB: MNTVDAKRVLETALICAPQPATLRELRTLFQDALGADTIKLLLVELQQEWSRRGVELVQVASGWRFQSRPEMREYLDRLHPEKPPRYTRAALETLAIIAYRQPVTRGDIEEIRGVTVNSLILKQLEDRGWVEVIGHRETVGRPALFATTRQFLDDLGLKSLDELPMLENPAVQSSVLEALERGAAEPGDDGPEDAAEAPPASPAEPDSADAASTVPEDAAPTESPTTADDDSEPRRPEPPVPPESTP, from the coding sequence ATGAATACGGTGGATGCCAAACGGGTCCTCGAAACCGCGCTGATCTGTGCGCCGCAGCCCGCGACGCTGCGGGAGTTGCGCACGCTCTTCCAGGATGCGCTGGGCGCCGACACCATCAAGCTGTTGCTGGTGGAGCTGCAGCAGGAGTGGTCCCGGCGCGGCGTGGAGCTCGTGCAGGTGGCATCGGGCTGGCGTTTCCAGAGCCGGCCCGAGATGCGCGAGTACCTCGACCGGCTCCATCCCGAGAAGCCCCCGCGCTATACGCGCGCTGCCCTCGAGACACTGGCCATCATCGCCTACCGGCAGCCCGTCACCCGTGGCGATATCGAAGAGATCCGCGGCGTGACCGTCAACAGCCTGATCCTCAAGCAACTCGAGGACCGGGGCTGGGTGGAGGTGATCGGGCACCGCGAGACCGTCGGCCGTCCCGCCCTGTTCGCGACCACCCGCCAGTTTCTCGACGACCTGGGGCTGAAATCCCTGGACGAGCTGCCCATGCTGGAAAATCCCGCTGTCCAGTCCAGTGTCCTGGAGGCCCTGGAGCGCGGGGCCGCGGAACCAGGAGACGACGGACCGGAGGATGCCGCCGAGGCGCCTCCCGCCTCGCCCGCGGAGCCCGACTCCGCCGATGCCGCCTCGACCGTCCCGGAAGACGCCGCACCCACAGAATCACCGACGACCGCCGATGACGATTCGGAGCCCCGGCGCCCCGAACCTCCGGTCCCTCCCGAAAGCACGCCATGA
- a CDS encoding RluA family pseudouridine synthase has translation MSPVAPPSANGLPEGLADDPAEAEDGSDAAETRVVQASSAQHGARLDKALAELVPEFSRSYLQQLLGEGGVLVNGRAAAKPSARVQAGDVLSVELRPTPQSQAFRPEAMALDTVYEDEHLRIVNKPAGLVVHPAPGNWSGTLLNGLLALDPRAGNVPRAGIVHRLDKDTSGLMVVARERSVMDALVRMIAAREVSRQYLALGHRAWQGAQTRVVEEAIGRDPRNRLRMAAVDLAAHAGKPARTDIAVLDTCEDGCLVHCTLHTGRTHQIRVHMAWLRHPLVADALYGGEPAVGLSRQALHAYRLAFAHPVTGQPLLFHAPLPGDMAGALQAWGLRYNPA, from the coding sequence TTGAGTCCCGTCGCGCCCCCATCCGCCAATGGCCTCCCCGAGGGCCTGGCGGACGATCCGGCCGAGGCGGAAGACGGCTCCGACGCCGCGGAAACCCGGGTCGTGCAGGCATCCTCCGCGCAGCACGGTGCCCGGCTCGACAAGGCGCTGGCGGAACTCGTGCCCGAGTTCTCCCGCAGCTATCTCCAGCAGTTGCTGGGCGAGGGCGGGGTGCTGGTCAACGGCCGCGCGGCGGCCAAGCCGTCGGCCCGCGTGCAGGCCGGCGACGTGCTCTCGGTCGAGCTGCGGCCCACGCCCCAGAGCCAGGCATTCCGCCCGGAAGCCATGGCGCTGGACACCGTGTACGAGGACGAGCACCTGCGCATCGTCAACAAGCCGGCCGGACTGGTCGTGCATCCCGCTCCCGGCAACTGGAGCGGCACGCTGCTCAACGGCCTGCTTGCGCTGGATCCGCGGGCCGGCAACGTGCCCCGGGCGGGCATCGTCCACCGGCTCGACAAGGACACCAGCGGCCTCATGGTCGTCGCGCGCGAGCGCTCCGTGATGGACGCGCTCGTGCGGATGATCGCCGCGCGCGAGGTCAGCCGCCAGTACCTGGCCCTGGGGCACCGTGCCTGGCAGGGAGCCCAGACCCGCGTGGTGGAAGAGGCCATCGGACGCGATCCGCGCAACCGGCTGCGCATGGCGGCGGTGGACCTGGCCGCGCATGCCGGCAAGCCGGCCCGCACCGACATCGCCGTGCTCGACACGTGCGAAGACGGCTGCCTGGTGCACTGCACGCTCCACACGGGGCGCACCCACCAGATCCGCGTTCACATGGCGTGGCTGCGGCATCCGCTCGTGGCCGATGCGCTCTATGGCGGCGAGCCGGCGGTGGGCCTGTCCCGGCAGGCGCTGCACGCCTACCGCCTGGCGTTCGCCCATCCCGTTACCGGGCAGCCCTTGCTTTTCCATGCGCCGCTGCCTGGCGACATGGCCGGCGCGCTCCAGGCCTGGGGCCTACGCTACAATCCGGCCTGA
- a CDS encoding pseudouridine synthase, giving the protein MNPSEPDHDGAAAAPQPAADGASAAQKPARRAPRKRAAAPAAGPESATAPDPVSGLPADGAAIAQAASEPAPPEATPGDGDTAAPGVHPAAPARKPPRDRREQAPRGPRGRPNPATPEGYRFDDVVSGQLDADEDRADVAPAKRVLPPQVEMPKLHKVLAQAGLGSRLEMEQLILEGRISVNNEPAHIGQRVQYGDQVKVNGRPIRYRIDPPAPRVIAYHKPVGEVVTHDDPQNRPTVFRKLPRLAHGKWQSVGRLDLNTEGLLLFTSAGELANKLMHPRFGLEREYAVRVLGALSNEEKQRLLDGVQLEDGMAAFGSIEDGGGEGSNCWYRVTISEGRNREVRRMLESVGHAVSRLIRIRYGSMMLPRGLKRGAWLELDERDIRALMQAAGADMPRPAGPGAAAGDRKGSGPRKGSGRGQGGPGGPAPRGDYFNPPAGGRGKRDAPASSQPDPMKTSVGYIGSDSLARHRQDQKQKRKAFQKRGGR; this is encoded by the coding sequence ATGAATCCATCCGAGCCCGATCACGACGGAGCCGCCGCTGCCCCGCAACCCGCAGCCGACGGCGCCTCCGCGGCCCAGAAGCCCGCCCGCCGCGCGCCGCGCAAGCGGGCCGCGGCCCCCGCTGCCGGGCCCGAATCCGCCACGGCTCCCGATCCTGTGTCCGGCCTGCCCGCCGATGGCGCCGCCATCGCCCAGGCAGCGTCCGAACCCGCTCCGCCGGAAGCCACCCCGGGCGACGGCGATACCGCTGCGCCCGGGGTGCACCCGGCCGCTCCTGCCCGGAAGCCGCCGCGGGATCGCAGGGAGCAGGCGCCGCGTGGGCCGCGCGGCCGCCCGAACCCTGCCACGCCGGAGGGCTACCGGTTCGACGACGTGGTCTCGGGCCAGCTCGACGCCGATGAAGACCGCGCCGACGTCGCGCCCGCCAAGCGCGTGCTGCCGCCGCAGGTGGAAATGCCCAAGCTGCACAAGGTCCTGGCCCAGGCCGGACTGGGTTCCCGGCTGGAGATGGAGCAGCTCATCCTCGAAGGCCGCATCTCCGTCAACAACGAGCCGGCCCACATCGGGCAGCGCGTCCAGTACGGGGACCAGGTCAAGGTCAACGGCCGGCCCATCCGCTACCGCATCGATCCGCCCGCACCCCGGGTGATCGCCTACCACAAGCCCGTCGGCGAAGTCGTCACCCACGACGATCCCCAGAACCGGCCCACCGTGTTCCGCAAGCTCCCGCGCCTGGCCCACGGCAAATGGCAGTCCGTGGGGCGCCTGGACCTGAACACCGAAGGCCTGCTGCTCTTCACCAGCGCGGGCGAACTGGCCAACAAGCTCATGCACCCCCGTTTCGGCCTGGAGCGGGAATACGCGGTGCGCGTGCTGGGCGCCCTGAGCAACGAGGAGAAGCAGCGCCTGCTCGACGGCGTCCAGCTCGAGGACGGCATGGCCGCCTTCGGCTCCATCGAGGACGGCGGGGGCGAGGGCTCGAATTGCTGGTACCGCGTCACCATCTCCGAAGGCCGCAATCGCGAGGTGCGGCGCATGCTCGAGTCGGTGGGGCACGCTGTCAGCCGCCTCATTCGCATCCGCTACGGCTCCATGATGCTGCCGCGCGGCCTCAAGCGCGGCGCGTGGCTGGAACTGGACGAGCGCGACATCCGCGCGCTGATGCAGGCTGCCGGCGCCGACATGCCGCGCCCCGCCGGGCCGGGCGCCGCCGCGGGCGACCGCAAGGGAAGCGGCCCGCGCAAGGGCAGTGGGCGTGGCCAGGGTGGCCCCGGTGGCCCGGCGCCCCGGGGCGACTATTTCAATCCGCCCGCTGGCGGCCGGGGCAAGCGCGACGCGCCGGCCTCCAGCCAGCCCGATCCGATGAAGACCTCCGTGGGCTACATCGGCAGCGACAGCCTCGCGCGGCACCGCCAGGACCAGAAGCAAAAACGCAAGGCCTTCCAGAAGCGCGGCGGGCGCTGA